Proteins co-encoded in one Lynx canadensis isolate LIC74 chromosome C1, mLynCan4.pri.v2, whole genome shotgun sequence genomic window:
- the ADPRS gene encoding ADP-ribose glycohydrolase ARH3 isoform X2 has translation MAAAAMTAAGCAGAGAARSLSRFRGCLAGALLGDCVGSFYEAHDTVTLTSVLRHVQSLEPDPGSPGSARTEALYYTDDTAMARALVQSLLAKEAFDEVDMAHRFAQEYKKDPDRGYGAGVVTVFKKLLSPKCRDVFEPARAQFNGKGSYGNGGAMRVAGISLAYSSVQDVQKFARLSAQLTHASSLGYNGAILQALAVHLALQGESSSEHFLQQLLGHMEELESDAQSVSDARELGMEERPYSSRLKKIGALLEQDSVTREEVVSELGNGIAAFESVPTAIYCFLRCMEPDPEIPSAFNSLQRTLIYSISLGGDTDTIATMAGAIAGAYYGMEQVPESWQQSCEGYEETDVLAQSLHRLFQKSL, from the exons ATGGCGGCGGCGGCGATGACGGCGGCGGGCTGCGCGGGCGCTGGGGCGGCCCGCTCCCTCTCTCGCTTCCGAGGCTGCCTAGCCGGCGCGCTGCTCGGGGACTGCGTGGGCTCCTTCTACGAGGCGCACGATACCGTCACCCTGACGTCAGTCCTGCGTCacgtccagagcctggagccggacCCGGGCTCGCCGGGGAGCGCGCGGACAG AAGCATTGTACTACACAGATGACACAGCCATGGCCAGGGCCCTGGTGCAGTCCCTGCTGGCCAAGGAGGCCTTCGACGAGGTGGACATGGCTCACAG ATTTGCTCAGGAGTACAAGAAAGACCCTGATCGGGGTTACGGTGCTGGAGTAGTCACTGTCTTCAAGAAGCTCCTGAGCCCCAAGTGCCGTGATGTCTTTGAGCCTGCCCGGGCCCAGTTTAATGGGAAAGGCTCCTATGGCAATGGGGGTGCCATGCGGGTGGCCGGCATCTCGCTGGCCTATAGCAGTGTCCAGGACGTGCAGAAG TTTGCCCGGCTCTCAGCCCAGCTGACACACGCCTCCTCCCTGGGTTACAATGGCGCCATCCTGCAGGCCCTGGCCGTGCACCTGGCTTTGCAGGGGGAGTCATCCAGTGAGCATTTCCTCCAACAACTCCTGGGCCACATGGAAGAGCTGGAGAGTGACGCCCAGTCTGTCTCGGATGCCAGGGA GTTGGGCATGGAGGAGCGTCCCTACTCCAGCCGACTGAAGAAGATTGGAGCCCTTCTAGAGCAGGACTCAGtgaccagagaggaggtggtgtCTGAGCTAG GGAATGGCATTGCTGCCTTTGAATCTGTGCCCACCGCCATCTACTGCTTCCTGCGCTGCATGGAGCCTGACCCTGAGATTCCCTCTGCCTTCAACAGTCTCCAAAGGACTCTTATCTACTCCATCTCACTGGGGGGGGACACAGACACCATTGCCACCATGGCCGGGGCCATTGCTGGTGCCTACTATGGGATGGAACAGGTGCCAGAGAGCTGGCAGCAAAGCTGTGAGGGCTACGAGGAGACAGACGTCCTGGCCCAGAGCCTGCACCGGCTCTTCCAGAAGAGTCTGTGA
- the TEKT2 gene encoding tektin-2 has protein sequence MATLSVKPSQRFQLPDWHTNSRLLSTNAERQRDASHQIRQEARVLRNETNNQTIWDEHDNRTRLAERIDTVNRWKETLDKCLTDLDAEIDALTQMKESTEQNLQAKNLPLDVAIECLTLRDSRRDIDVVKDPVEEELHKEVEVIDATKKALQQKISQAFQKLCLLQEVRQQLNSDHRDKMETLDIDRGCLSLNLKSPNISLKVNPTRVPNGSSSLQQWDDFSQFNKDRAEAEMKGAVELREAIALTIAETNNELEAQRVATEFAFRKRLREMEKVYSELRWQEKNTLEEIAELQEDIRHLEEDLRRKLQNLKLCHTRLESRTYRPNVELCRDQAQHGLTDEVHQLEATIAALKQKLAQAQDALDALYKHLARLQADIACKANSMLLDTKCMDTRRKLTVPAEKFVPEVDTFSRTTNRTLSPLKSCQLELV, from the exons ATGGCCACGCTAAGCGTCAAGCCCAGTCAACGCTTCCAGTTGCCGGACTGGCACACCAACAGCCGCCTGTTGTCCACCAATGCTGAGCGGCAGCGAGATGCTTCGCACCAGATCCGCCAAGAGGCCCGGGTCCTCCGCAATGAGACCAACAACCAG ACCATTTGGGATGAACATGACAATAGGACTCGACTGGCAGAGAGGATTGATACGGTCAACCGTTGGAAGGAGACACTGGACAAGTGTCTGACAGATTTAGATGCTGAGATTGATGCCCTAACACAG ATGAAAGAATCAACAGAGCAAAACCTGCAGGCCAAGAACCTGCCTCTGGATGTGGCAATTGAGTGCCTGACCCTTCGAGACAGTCGGCGTGACATTGATGTGGTGAAGGATCCTGTGGAGGAAGAGCTGCACAAAGAGGTGGAGGTCATTGATGCCACCAAGAAGGCCTTGCAACAAAAGATTAGCCAGGCCTTCCAGAAGCTCTG cctcctgcaGGAAGTCCGACAGCAGCTCAACTCTGACCATCGGGACAAAATGGAGACATTGGACATTGACAGAGGCTGCCTCTCTCTCAACCTCAAGTCCCCAAACATCTCTCTGAAGGTTAATCCCACGCGTGTTCCCAATGG CTCCTCCAGCCTGCAGCAGTGGGATGACTTCAGCCAGTTCAACAAGGACCGGGCAGAGGCTGAGATGAAAGGAGCAGTAGAGCTGAGGGAGGCCATCGCCCTAACTATTGCCGAG ACCAACAATGAACTTGAAGCCCAGAGGGTTGCAACAGAATTTGCCTTCAGGAAGCGGCTGCGGGAGATGGAGAAAGTATACAGTGAGCTCAGGTGGCAGGAGAAGAAT ACCTTGGAGGAGATCGCCGAGCTGCAGGAGGACATCCGGCACCTAGAGGAGGATCTGCGCAGAAAGCTACAGAACCTGAAGCTCTGCCATACCCGACTGGAGTCCAGAACTTACCGTCCCAATGTGGAACTCTGCCGGGACCAG GCACAACATGGCCTCACTGACGAGGTTCACCAATTAGAGGCAACCATTGCTGCCCTGAAGCAGAAGCTGGCACAAGCACA GGATGCTCTGGATGCTCTCTACAAGCACCTGGCCAGGCTGCAGGCTGACATCGCCTGCAAGGCCAACTCTATGCTGTTGGACACCAAGTGCATGGACACCCGTCGGAAGCTGACTGTGCCTGCTGAGAAGTTTGTGCCGGAGGTGGACACCTTCAGCCGTACCACAAACCGCACCCTGAGTCCACTCAAAAGCTGCCAGCTGGAGCTGGTGTAG
- the ADPRS gene encoding ADP-ribose glycohydrolase ARH3 isoform X1, producing the protein MTAAGCAGAGAARSLSRFRGCLAGALLGDCVGSFYEAHDTVTLTSVLRHVQSLEPDPGSPGSARTEALYYTDDTAMARALVQSLLAKEAFDEVDMAHRFAQEYKKDPDRGYGAGVVTVFKKLLSPKCRDVFEPARAQFNGKGSYGNGGAMRVAGISLAYSSVQDVQKALAVHLALQGESSSEHFLQQLLGHMEELESDAQSVSDARELGMEERPYSSRLKKIGALLEQDSVTREEVVSELGNGIAAFESVPTAIYCFLRCMEPDPEIPSAFNSLQRTLIYSISLGGDTDTIATMAGAIAGAYYGMEQVPESWQQSCEGYEETDVLAQSLHRLFQKSL; encoded by the exons ATGACGGCGGCGGGCTGCGCGGGCGCTGGGGCGGCCCGCTCCCTCTCTCGCTTCCGAGGCTGCCTAGCCGGCGCGCTGCTCGGGGACTGCGTGGGCTCCTTCTACGAGGCGCACGATACCGTCACCCTGACGTCAGTCCTGCGTCacgtccagagcctggagccggacCCGGGCTCGCCGGGGAGCGCGCGGACAG AAGCATTGTACTACACAGATGACACAGCCATGGCCAGGGCCCTGGTGCAGTCCCTGCTGGCCAAGGAGGCCTTCGACGAGGTGGACATGGCTCACAG ATTTGCTCAGGAGTACAAGAAAGACCCTGATCGGGGTTACGGTGCTGGAGTAGTCACTGTCTTCAAGAAGCTCCTGAGCCCCAAGTGCCGTGATGTCTTTGAGCCTGCCCGGGCCCAGTTTAATGGGAAAGGCTCCTATGGCAATGGGGGTGCCATGCGGGTGGCCGGCATCTCGCTGGCCTATAGCAGTGTCCAGGACGTGCAGAAG GCCCTGGCCGTGCACCTGGCTTTGCAGGGGGAGTCATCCAGTGAGCATTTCCTCCAACAACTCCTGGGCCACATGGAAGAGCTGGAGAGTGACGCCCAGTCTGTCTCGGATGCCAGGGA GTTGGGCATGGAGGAGCGTCCCTACTCCAGCCGACTGAAGAAGATTGGAGCCCTTCTAGAGCAGGACTCAGtgaccagagaggaggtggtgtCTGAGCTAG GGAATGGCATTGCTGCCTTTGAATCTGTGCCCACCGCCATCTACTGCTTCCTGCGCTGCATGGAGCCTGACCCTGAGATTCCCTCTGCCTTCAACAGTCTCCAAAGGACTCTTATCTACTCCATCTCACTGGGGGGGGACACAGACACCATTGCCACCATGGCCGGGGCCATTGCTGGTGCCTACTATGGGATGGAACAGGTGCCAGAGAGCTGGCAGCAAAGCTGTGAGGGCTACGAGGAGACAGACGTCCTGGCCCAGAGCCTGCACCGGCTCTTCCAGAAGAGTCTGTGA